From a single Clostridium isatidis genomic region:
- the mraZ gene encoding division/cell wall cluster transcriptional repressor MraZ, whose translation MFIGEYQHGLDSKNRMIVPAKLREGLGSKFVITKGLDGCLYAYPMEEWKALEEKLKSLPLTNKDARAFVRFFFSGACEIELDKQGRGLIPQNLKEYANIEKEIVSIGVLTRVEIWSKEKWEEYNESDIDFDSIAEKMSDLGI comes from the coding sequence ATGTTTATTGGTGAATATCAACATGGTCTTGATTCGAAAAACAGAATGATTGTTCCTGCTAAGTTAAGAGAAGGACTAGGTAGTAAATTTGTGATTACAAAGGGACTAGATGGATGTCTTTATGCCTACCCTATGGAAGAGTGGAAAGCACTTGAGGAAAAATTAAAATCATTACCACTTACCAATAAAGATGCTAGAGCCTTTGTTAGATTTTTCTTTTCTGGAGCTTGTGAAATAGAATTAGATAAGCAAGGAAGAGGATTAATACCACAAAATTTAAAGGAATATGCAAATATAGAAAAGGAAATAGTAAGTATTGGGGTATTAACTAGAGTAGAAATTTGGAGTAAGGAAAAATGGGAAGAATACAATGAATCAGATATTGATTTTGATTCTATTGCAGAGAAAATGAGTGATTTAGGAATATAA
- a CDS encoding stage V sporulation protein D yields the protein MNKRNFRDKALMKKRISLALTILMCIFMLLIIRLSYIMIVKREEYSAKAEEQWTSEVKIDARRGKILDRNGVELAVSADVYRVDFDLNSIRAYLKKENVTKDEIAPKIAEALDMSVEKILDKLNTKLPSGADAGAAKVVRRIEKEAADKVRSLNIPGVIVSPDTKRYYPNANFLAHVLGSTNIDGQGLTGIELQYNEYLSGTPGLRITELDKYNDELPYTISKFTTPVDGKDVVLTIDANIQAFAEKIAEKGYIDNQAKQVSILVMNPNNGEILAMANKPDFDPNNPFEGAENYSGSTESEKVQKMWRNRLVNDTFEPGSIFKVVTMASALEEELVKEEETFVCNGSLRVGPHTIKCWRRGGHGTQILPEILQNSCNVGFMELGKKIGKEKLNEYIKKLGFGEVSGIDLPGEAKGIVKKTADMTEADLATISFGQTNTVNPVQYMAAFNSIANGGKLIQPHIMKEISHIDENGNVVIDEVFEPTVKEVLSEEKTAILRDYLERTVAYGGVSKVYVEGYHIGGKTGTAQKVNLNGGGYETGKYISSVAAFAPVDNPKISIFISIDEPGTGIYYAGQIAAPLAHELFIDIFNYMNSEISKDNVDSIVKEVVVPEIRGLEVSEAIKILKELNLKYNINGEGDIITEVKPYPGYIVKENSTINIDIGNLESYNKNIIMPDLSGYSLEAAIKLLDNLGLTYSYEGSGAVVKQSIPKGEMIKKGTNVKIILNDEYGD from the coding sequence GTGAATAAAAGAAATTTTAGGGATAAAGCGCTAATGAAAAAGAGAATATCATTAGCGCTTACCATATTAATGTGTATTTTTATGCTCTTAATTATTAGATTATCATATATTATGATAGTTAAAAGAGAAGAATACTCAGCTAAGGCTGAAGAGCAGTGGACCAGTGAGGTAAAAATTGATGCAAGAAGAGGAAAAATATTAGATAGAAATGGAGTAGAACTAGCTGTATCAGCTGATGTTTACAGAGTAGATTTTGATTTGAATTCTATTAGAGCTTATTTGAAAAAGGAAAATGTAACAAAAGACGAAATTGCACCTAAAATTGCAGAGGCATTAGATATGTCTGTGGAAAAAATATTAGATAAGTTAAATACAAAATTGCCAAGTGGTGCAGATGCAGGGGCAGCTAAAGTAGTAAGAAGGATAGAAAAAGAAGCTGCTGATAAGGTAAGATCTTTAAACATACCAGGAGTAATTGTTTCTCCAGACACAAAGAGATATTATCCAAATGCAAATTTTTTAGCTCATGTATTAGGAAGCACTAATATAGATGGACAAGGTTTAACAGGAATTGAGCTTCAATATAATGAATATTTATCAGGAACACCAGGACTAAGAATCACAGAACTTGATAAGTATAATGATGAATTACCTTATACCATTTCTAAATTTACAACTCCAGTGGATGGAAAAGATGTTGTTTTAACTATAGATGCGAATATACAAGCCTTTGCAGAAAAAATTGCAGAAAAAGGATATATTGATAATCAAGCTAAACAAGTTTCTATTTTAGTGATGAACCCTAATAATGGCGAAATACTAGCAATGGCAAATAAGCCTGATTTTGACCCTAATAATCCTTTTGAAGGTGCAGAAAACTATTCTGGATCGACTGAATCTGAAAAAGTTCAAAAAATGTGGAGAAATCGTCTAGTAAATGATACCTTTGAGCCAGGATCTATTTTTAAGGTCGTAACAATGGCTTCAGCTTTGGAAGAAGAACTTGTGAAAGAAGAAGAGACATTTGTTTGCAATGGTAGTTTAAGAGTTGGTCCTCATACAATTAAGTGCTGGAGAAGGGGTGGGCATGGAACTCAAATACTGCCAGAAATTCTTCAAAATTCATGTAATGTTGGTTTCATGGAATTAGGAAAGAAAATTGGAAAAGAGAAGTTAAATGAATATATTAAAAAACTAGGTTTTGGAGAAGTTAGTGGAATAGATTTACCAGGAGAAGCAAAAGGAATTGTTAAAAAGACGGCAGATATGACAGAAGCTGATTTAGCAACCATATCCTTTGGACAAACAAATACAGTAAATCCAGTTCAATATATGGCAGCCTTTAATAGTATTGCAAATGGTGGAAAGCTAATTCAACCTCATATAATGAAAGAAATAAGCCATATAGATGAAAATGGAAATGTTGTAATAGATGAAGTATTTGAGCCAACAGTAAAAGAAGTGCTTAGTGAGGAAAAAACTGCAATACTTAGAGATTATTTAGAAAGAACAGTTGCATATGGTGGTGTAAGTAAGGTTTATGTAGAAGGCTATCACATTGGAGGAAAAACAGGCACTGCTCAGAAGGTTAATCTTAATGGTGGAGGATATGAAACTGGTAAATATATATCATCAGTTGCAGCCTTTGCTCCAGTGGATAATCCTAAAATATCTATATTTATTTCTATTGATGAACCAGGAACAGGAATATATTATGCTGGTCAAATTGCAGCACCTCTAGCCCATGAATTATTTATAGATATATTTAATTATATGAATTCTGAAATATCGAAAGATAATGTTGATAGTATTGTTAAAGAGGTTGTTGTGCCTGAAATTAGGGGATTAGAAGTTTCAGAGGCTATAAAAATATTAAAAGAATTAAATCTAAAGTATAATATTAATGGAGAAGGGGATATAATTACAGAAGTAAAGCCTTATCCAGGATATATTGTTAAAGAAAATTCAACAATAAATATAGACATAGGTAATTTAGAGTCTTATAATAAAAATATCATTATGCCTGATTTAAGTGGATACTCTTTAGAAGCTGCAATTAAGTTATTAGATAACTTAGGATTAACTTATAGTTATGAAGGTAGCGGTGCAGTAGTTAAGCAAAGTATACCAAAGGGAGAAATGATTAAAAAAGGAACTAATGTGAAAATTATTTTAAATGATGAGTATGGAGATTAG
- a CDS encoding cell division protein FtsL has protein sequence MVNNEYDYIRGNTAIKPKRKDNAIEKRRQKRNLEERRREIQRKEARQNKSIVMNILHVATVILILGVINIALDGRVYKTQKILSDVKNEIRIAKAEGEALRVNLLKNSSIEEIKEYANAIGMKTPGKNDTVVVTIKKNFFENIQE, from the coding sequence ATGGTTAATAATGAATATGATTATATAAGAGGAAATACTGCTATTAAACCAAAGAGAAAAGATAATGCAATAGAAAAAAGAAGACAAAAACGAAATTTAGAAGAAAGAAGAAGAGAAATACAAAGGAAAGAAGCTCGTCAAAATAAATCAATTGTAATGAATATATTACATGTGGCCACTGTAATATTAATTTTGGGGGTAATTAATATTGCTTTGGATGGAAGAGTTTATAAAACACAAAAAATCTTAAGTGATGTAAAAAATGAAATTAGAATTGCTAAAGCAGAAGGAGAAGCATTAAGGGTAAATTTACTAAAGAATTCTTCAATTGAAGAAATTAAAGAATATGCTAATGCAATAGGAATGAAAACTCCAGGGAAAAATGACACAGTAGTAGTAACTATAAAAAAGAATTTTTTTGAAAACATACAAGAGTAA
- a CDS encoding UDP-N-acetylmuramoyl-L-alanyl-D-glutamate--2,6-diaminopimelate ligase: MKLLDLLSGVNYKVLQGNLDKEINHIQYDSRKIKEGDLFVCLTGFEVDGHNYAKNAVESGAKVILCEKEIDIDNQDVTILLVKEGRKALAIISANYYDHPTKKLKLIGVTGTNGKTTTVYLLKSILEKAGKKVGLIGTIANYIGDKKLESDHTTPESLELQKLFREMVEEGCEYCVMETSSHSLDLDRVYGCEYEVGIFTNLTRDHLDFHKTFDNYYNAKFKLFARSKASVINIDDDYGYRVYKDVEKLGNKLIKTYSVKNESDYKAENIQLKEGDIHFIVNGYEFNSTLPGEYNVYNALGVIAACNILDIDNASIQQGLLNTVVPGRCERIGYKYNIPFDIVIDFAHTPDGLKNILETLKPFAKNRLIAVYGSGGDRDKVKRAELGRVGTELADYVIITSDNPRKEEPMAVIREIVAGISKTNYIAIENRIEAIKMAIDMAEEGDVIVLAGKGHETYQILKDGKIHFDEREIVDEILKDKKK; this comes from the coding sequence ATGAAACTATTAGATTTATTAAGTGGAGTAAACTATAAAGTTTTACAAGGAAACCTAGACAAAGAAATAAATCATATTCAATATGATAGTAGAAAGATTAAAGAGGGAGATTTATTTGTTTGCTTAACAGGTTTTGAAGTAGATGGGCATAATTATGCAAAAAATGCAGTAGAATCAGGGGCAAAAGTTATTCTTTGTGAAAAGGAAATTGATATAGATAATCAAGATGTTACAATTTTATTAGTTAAAGAGGGGAGAAAAGCTTTAGCTATAATATCTGCAAATTATTATGATCACCCAACCAAAAAACTGAAGTTAATAGGTGTTACAGGAACAAATGGAAAAACAACGACAGTTTATCTTTTAAAATCCATATTAGAAAAGGCTGGAAAAAAGGTTGGTTTAATTGGAACTATTGCTAATTATATAGGAGATAAAAAGTTAGAATCAGATCATACTACTCCTGAATCTTTAGAGTTACAAAAATTATTTAGGGAAATGGTTGAGGAAGGTTGTGAATATTGTGTAATGGAGACTTCTTCCCATTCTCTTGATTTAGATAGAGTTTACGGATGTGAGTATGAAGTTGGAATATTTACAAATCTAACTCGTGATCATTTAGATTTCCATAAAACCTTTGATAATTATTATAATGCAAAATTTAAATTATTTGCTAGAAGCAAGGCTTCTGTAATCAATATAGATGATGACTATGGCTATAGAGTATATAAGGATGTTGAAAAGTTAGGCAATAAATTAATAAAGACATATTCAGTAAAGAATGAAAGTGATTATAAAGCGGAAAATATTCAATTAAAAGAAGGAGATATACATTTTATAGTTAATGGTTATGAGTTTAACTCAACATTACCTGGAGAATACAATGTATACAATGCCTTAGGAGTTATAGCTGCATGCAATATATTGGATATTGATAATGCTTCAATACAACAAGGTTTATTGAACACTGTAGTTCCAGGTAGATGTGAAAGAATTGGATATAAATATAATATACCATTCGATATTGTAATAGATTTTGCTCATACTCCAGATGGATTAAAGAATATACTAGAAACCTTAAAACCTTTTGCCAAAAATAGATTAATTGCTGTTTATGGTTCAGGAGGAGATAGAGATAAAGTCAAAAGAGCAGAACTGGGAAGAGTGGGAACAGAGCTTGCAGATTATGTAATTATTACATCAGACAATCCTAGAAAAGAAGAGCCTATGGCTGTTATTAGAGAAATAGTTGCAGGAATCAGCAAAACAAATTATATAGCAATAGAAAATAGAATAGAAGCAATAAAAATGGCAATAGATATGGCAGAAGAAGGAGATGTAATTGTTCTTGCAGGAAAAGGTCATGAAACATATCAAATTTTAAAAGATGGTAAAATTCATTTTGATGAAAGAGAAATTGTAGATGAAATTCTAAAGGATAAAAAGAAATAA
- the ychF gene encoding redox-regulated ATPase YchF, with the protein MNLGIVGLPNVGKSTLFNAITKAGAESANYPFCTIEPNVGVVSVPDKRLDVLEKMYNTKRKVYTAVEFYDIAGLVKGASKGEGLGNKFLSHIREVNAIVHVVRCFDDGNVVHVEGSVDPIRDIETINLELIFADLEVLERRMERTIKLVRSGDKTAKAEYALMERVKEHLEKNLPIRTLEVTEEEEEIIKGLFMITSKPVLYACNISEEDMMAGNLENDYVKAVKDYARAEGSEIVVVCAKLEEELSGLEDDEKLEMLKEYGLEESGLDVLIRKSYKLLGLISFLTAGVQEVRAWTIKEGTKAPQAAGKIHSDIERGFIRAEVVAYDDLVECGSEANAKEKGLYRLEGKDYVMKDGDVVHFRFNV; encoded by the coding sequence ATGAATTTAGGAATTGTTGGTTTACCAAATGTAGGTAAAAGTACTTTATTTAATGCAATAACTAAAGCTGGAGCAGAATCTGCAAATTATCCATTTTGTACAATAGAGCCTAATGTTGGTGTTGTAAGCGTTCCAGATAAGAGGCTAGACGTATTAGAAAAAATGTATAATACAAAAAGAAAAGTGTATACTGCAGTAGAATTTTATGATATAGCAGGATTAGTAAAAGGAGCTTCAAAGGGTGAAGGTCTAGGAAATAAGTTTTTATCACATATAAGAGAAGTTAATGCAATAGTGCATGTAGTTAGATGTTTTGATGATGGGAATGTTGTTCATGTTGAAGGCTCAGTAGATCCAATAAGAGATATTGAAACAATAAATTTAGAACTTATTTTTGCTGATCTTGAAGTTTTAGAAAGAAGAATGGAAAGGACTATAAAACTTGTAAGATCAGGAGATAAAACTGCAAAAGCAGAATATGCTTTAATGGAAAGAGTTAAAGAACATTTAGAAAAAAATCTTCCAATAAGAACTTTAGAAGTTACAGAAGAGGAAGAAGAAATAATTAAGGGATTATTTATGATAACTTCAAAGCCTGTTCTTTATGCTTGTAATATATCAGAAGAAGATATGATGGCTGGAAACTTAGAAAATGATTATGTGAAAGCTGTTAAAGACTATGCAAGGGCAGAAGGTTCAGAAATAGTAGTGGTATGTGCAAAATTAGAAGAAGAATTATCTGGTCTTGAAGATGATGAAAAACTAGAAATGTTAAAAGAGTATGGACTAGAAGAATCAGGTCTTGATGTTTTAATTAGAAAAAGCTACAAATTATTAGGTCTTATAAGTTTCCTCACTGCAGGTGTTCAAGAAGTTAGAGCTTGGACAATTAAAGAAGGAACTAAAGCACCTCAAGCTGCTGGAAAAATACATTCAGATATTGAAAGAGGCTTTATAAGAGCTGAAGTAGTTGCTTATGATGATTTAGTAGAATGTGGTTCAGAAGCAAATGCAAAGGAAAAAGGGCTTTACAGATTAGAGGGTAAAGATTATGTAATGAAGGATGGAGACGTAGTTCATTTCAGATTTAATGTTTAA
- a CDS encoding O-antigen ligase family protein, protein MKIFDWLEEKNIYYKMLYIFYAIISVTFLKEIPYLTTVFSLLMVFISFLYFCLFIKNQYYLNISKVRYLLIVFLVFQLSTFFVSTNYVSDFIKLVFNVIYFFIVSVTVNKNTSDTNNIFKFLVWSIFPVVLISLFTYYFKINFEINGNVYGRIEDYDMSTKTLQGITVNINTLGILCVFLIISAFHLIISEKLKVLNKIFIYVIIFVGIITLIHTQARGAFIALIIYTLTMIIFSIKKKSTRIIILLSGILISVISAIKIFSSIDIAKFSTGRTLLWKAAIEVIKRNPLLGVGTTSYIDVVKETSDVALNGIEAGGLHNIYLQIATANGIITLVLFIVFIAVSLIKFIRNIKLNNDDKNYILNKNIFSLIISILVYNLFESALLYIMSFISLIFWVFYGELLKNISSNEER, encoded by the coding sequence ATGAAAATTTTTGATTGGCTTGAAGAAAAAAATATTTACTATAAAATGTTATATATTTTTTATGCTATTATATCTGTAACTTTTTTAAAAGAGATACCTTATTTAACAACTGTATTTTCATTGTTAATGGTTTTTATTTCATTTCTTTATTTCTGTTTGTTTATAAAAAATCAATATTATTTAAATATATCAAAAGTAAGATATTTATTAATTGTTTTTCTGGTATTTCAATTAAGCACTTTTTTTGTGTCTACTAATTATGTATCAGATTTTATAAAATTAGTTTTCAATGTAATTTACTTTTTTATTGTTAGTGTAACTGTTAATAAAAATACAAGTGATACTAATAATATATTTAAATTTTTAGTGTGGTCTATATTCCCGGTTGTATTAATAAGTTTATTTACATATTATTTTAAAATAAATTTTGAAATAAACGGTAATGTATATGGACGAATTGAAGATTATGATATGTCAACTAAGACTTTACAAGGTATTACAGTAAATATTAATACTCTTGGAATACTATGTGTTTTTCTTATAATTTCAGCTTTTCATTTAATTATTAGCGAGAAATTAAAAGTATTAAATAAAATCTTTATATATGTAATAATTTTTGTTGGAATTATAACTTTAATTCATACACAAGCTAGGGGGGCATTTATTGCATTAATTATTTATACTCTTACGATGATAATATTCTCTATAAAAAAGAAAAGCACCAGAATAATAATATTATTATCAGGGATTTTGATATCAGTTATATCAGCAATAAAAATATTTTCTAGTATAGACATAGCAAAATTTTCTACTGGAAGAACTTTATTATGGAAAGCAGCTATTGAAGTAATAAAAAGAAATCCATTATTGGGTGTTGGAACTACCTCTTATATAGATGTAGTTAAAGAAACATCAGATGTAGCTTTAAATGGAATTGAAGCAGGGGGGCTCCATAATATATATCTTCAAATTGCAACAGCTAATGGAATTATTACTTTAGTTTTATTTATTGTGTTTATAGCAGTAAGCTTAATTAAATTTATAAGAAATATTAAACTTAATAATGATGATAAAAATTATATTTTAAATAAAAATATTTTTTCTTTAATTATTTCTATATTAGTATATAATTTGTTTGAATCAGCATTATTATATATAATGAGTTTTATTTCGTTAATTTTTTGGGTGTTTTACGGAGAATTACTGAAAAATATATCTTCCAATGAGGAGAGGTGA
- a CDS encoding UDP-N-acetylmuramoyl-tripeptide--D-alanyl-D-alanine ligase: MDLTLNEIVNAVNGELIINNNNAFNKVCIDTRKIEKDNIFWAIKGENFDGNKFVIEAFNKGASIAVIDNIFFDFNEIKDDVTVIKVYDTSKALLDLAKYYRKKLNLKVVGVTGSCGKTSTKDLIAAFLSEKYKVFKTKGNFNNNIGLPLMILELDSSYDVAVLEMGMSDLGEIDVLANTADPDIAVITNIGLSHIENLKSQDNILKAKMEITNYFDESNTLIINAEDDYLKKIKDKCFEVVKIGYNHEYDVCAFNIILEEEKTTFTVQDKYEKSTFTIPMPGKHNVLNSLLAIAVAKKLDLSMEEMEKGIRNLEATSMRLQIIKQEKITIINDCYNASPASMKSSLDVLNTYLNKRKVAILGTMNELGEKAVEAHKDIGNYASDKVDLLIAIGEYKNYLKEEFKGNNILTFETKEDFINVIKDIIKEDDVILVKASRGNKFESIVNSLEELSI; this comes from the coding sequence ATGGATTTAACTCTTAATGAAATTGTAAATGCTGTTAATGGAGAACTTATTATAAATAACAATAATGCATTTAATAAAGTTTGTATTGATACAAGAAAAATCGAAAAAGATAATATTTTTTGGGCTATTAAAGGTGAAAACTTTGATGGAAATAAATTTGTGATTGAAGCTTTTAATAAAGGAGCTTCAATTGCTGTAATTGATAATATATTTTTTGATTTTAATGAAATAAAAGATGATGTGACAGTTATAAAGGTGTATGATACATCTAAAGCCTTATTAGATTTAGCAAAATATTATAGAAAGAAGTTAAACTTAAAGGTAGTAGGAGTTACAGGATCCTGTGGTAAAACTTCAACTAAGGATTTAATTGCTGCCTTTTTAAGTGAAAAGTATAAGGTTTTTAAAACAAAGGGGAATTTTAATAATAATATTGGATTACCTTTAATGATATTAGAATTGGACAGTAGTTATGATGTAGCAGTTCTTGAGATGGGAATGAGTGATTTAGGCGAAATTGATGTTTTAGCTAATACCGCAGATCCAGATATAGCTGTTATAACTAATATAGGCTTATCTCATATTGAAAATTTAAAAAGCCAAGATAATATTTTAAAAGCTAAAATGGAAATTACAAATTATTTTGATGAAAGTAATACATTAATTATTAATGCTGAAGACGATTATTTGAAAAAAATAAAAGATAAGTGTTTTGAAGTTGTAAAAATTGGTTATAATCATGAATATGATGTTTGCGCTTTTAATATTATATTAGAAGAAGAAAAAACAACTTTTACTGTTCAGGATAAGTATGAAAAAAGTACTTTTACAATACCGATGCCTGGAAAGCATAATGTATTAAATTCATTACTTGCAATAGCGGTTGCTAAAAAATTAGATCTATCAATGGAAGAAATGGAAAAAGGAATAAGAAATTTAGAAGCAACTTCAATGAGATTGCAAATAATAAAGCAAGAAAAAATAACAATAATTAATGACTGTTATAATGCTAGTCCTGCTTCTATGAAATCATCATTAGATGTATTAAATACTTATTTAAATAAAAGAAAAGTTGCCATCCTAGGAACGATGAATGAATTAGGTGAAAAAGCAGTCGAGGCACATAAGGATATAGGAAATTACGCTTCTGATAAGGTGGATTTATTAATTGCTATCGGAGAATATAAAAATTATTTAAAAGAAGAATTTAAAGGGAATAATATTTTAACCTTTGAAACTAAAGAAGATTTTATTAATGTTATTAAGGACATTATCAAAGAAGATGATGTGATTTTAGTAAAAGCATCAAGAGGTAATAAATTTGAAAGCATAGTAAATTCATTAGAAGAGCTTTCTATATAA
- the pdaA gene encoding delta-lactam-biosynthetic de-N-acetylase, protein MKKFLLFILLSLVFLLTLSNISHAFSLITDDTELNWYFVNRESGKTPEAPKESIDFLREYDAYYVGDTDSKVLYLTFDQGYENGNTNKILDILKEEKVPAAFFVVKPYIKTEKNIVKRMVEEGHLVCNHSSHHPSMATILDNEKFSKEFTEVEEEFKTLTGIDMPKYFRPPMGKYSKNSLKKTKALGYKTIFWSFAYKDWLVDNQPKEDYAIKKILNGVHPGAIILLHSVSDTNTKILKTVITELRKEGYEFKSLKDLPE, encoded by the coding sequence ATGAAAAAATTTTTATTGTTTATATTGCTTTCTTTAGTATTTCTTTTAACATTATCTAATATTAGCCATGCATTTTCTTTAATCACTGATGATACTGAACTAAACTGGTATTTTGTAAATAGAGAAAGCGGTAAAACTCCTGAAGCTCCTAAGGAATCTATTGACTTTTTAAGGGAATATGATGCCTATTACGTTGGAGATACAGACTCAAAGGTTTTATACTTGACTTTTGATCAAGGATATGAAAATGGAAATACTAACAAAATCTTAGATATATTAAAAGAAGAAAAGGTTCCTGCTGCATTTTTTGTAGTTAAGCCTTATATTAAAACTGAAAAAAATATTGTAAAGCGCATGGTAGAAGAAGGTCATCTTGTGTGCAACCATTCATCACATCATCCTTCTATGGCAACAATTTTAGATAACGAAAAATTTAGTAAAGAATTCACAGAAGTTGAAGAAGAATTTAAAACCCTTACCGGCATAGATATGCCTAAATATTTTAGACCGCCAATGGGAAAATACTCAAAAAATTCCTTAAAAAAAACAAAAGCTTTAGGCTATAAAACTATATTTTGGAGTTTTGCTTATAAAGATTGGCTTGTAGATAATCAGCCAAAAGAAGATTATGCCATAAAAAAGATTTTAAATGGAGTTCATCCTGGTGCAATAATATTATTACACTCTGTTTCTGATACAAATACAAAAATTCTAAAGACAGTCATAACAGAACTAAGAAAAGAAGGATATGAATTCAAATCCCTAAAGGATTTGCCAGAATAA
- a CDS encoding cyclodeaminase/cyclohydrolase family protein, producing MLFKDYSLEKFTKELSSKEPSPGGGSTAALVGALAVSLNAMVYSLTIGKKVFESLEEKHKEDMLKFNEQALNLIDVLMNFMEKDREDFLELMDSYKLPKETNEEIMNRKKAIKENTIKAMETPLNLARECIKFYQNISFAVKYGNKNLTSDAGVAAVLLDAAIESAIINVKVNLNLLRKDLTKVEIDKFLGECSNLLEKSSINKVNLIKEVEKIIYPE from the coding sequence ATGTTATTTAAAGATTATAGCTTAGAAAAGTTTACAAAGGAATTATCATCAAAAGAACCATCGCCAGGCGGTGGAAGTACAGCAGCTTTAGTTGGTGCGTTAGCAGTTTCTTTAAATGCAATGGTTTATTCTTTGACTATTGGGAAAAAGGTTTTCGAAAGCTTAGAAGAAAAACATAAAGAAGATATGCTTAAATTTAATGAGCAAGCTTTAAATTTAATTGATGTGTTAATGAACTTTATGGAAAAAGACAGAGAAGACTTTTTAGAATTAATGGATAGTTACAAGCTTCCAAAAGAAACTAACGAAGAAATAATGAATAGAAAAAAGGCAATTAAAGAAAATACTATTAAAGCAATGGAAACACCTCTGAATTTAGCAAGAGAATGTATAAAGTTTTATCAAAATATTTCTTTTGCTGTAAAGTATGGAAATAAAAATTTAACTTCTGATGCAGGAGTAGCAGCAGTATTATTAGATGCAGCAATAGAAAGTGCCATAATAAATGTTAAGGTGAATTTAAATTTATTAAGGAAAGATTTAACTAAAGTAGAGATAGATAAATTTTTGGGAGAATGCAGTAATTTGTTGGAAAAATCTTCAATTAATAAAGTTAACTTAATAAAAGAGGTTGAAAAAATAATTTATCCAGAATAA
- the rsmH gene encoding 16S rRNA (cytosine(1402)-N(4))-methyltransferase RsmH, with the protein MEFKHVSVLLNECIEGLDIKKDGIYVDGTLGGAGHSYEILKHLSDKGLLIGIDQDEDALKAAKKRLQNYKNVKFVHNNFFNIASILNELKIDKIDGMLMDLGVSSYQLDEAERGFSYMKDAPLDMRMNRNNTLSAYEVINDYAEEDLYRIIRDYGEEKFAKRIARFIVEKREDKRIETTLELVEIIKAAIPAKARREGPHPAKRTFQAIRIEVNSELSILNKAIEDGINRLNKGGRMAIITFHSLEDRIVKNKFKELATSCTCPKEFPICVCGGKAKVKIISRKAIEPSKIEVEENPRSRSAKLRIVERI; encoded by the coding sequence ATGGAATTTAAACATGTTTCTGTACTGTTAAATGAATGTATAGAAGGATTAGATATTAAAAAAGATGGAATATATGTAGATGGAACCTTAGGTGGTGCAGGACATTCCTATGAAATCCTAAAGCATTTATCGGACAAAGGCCTGCTCATTGGAATAGATCAGGATGAAGACGCCCTTAAGGCAGCAAAAAAGAGATTACAAAATTATAAAAATGTAAAGTTTGTACATAATAATTTCTTTAATATAGCTTCAATTTTAAATGAATTAAAAATAGACAAAATTGATGGTATGCTAATGGATTTAGGAGTTTCTTCTTATCAATTAGATGAAGCAGAAAGAGGCTTTAGTTATATGAAGGATGCTCCTTTAGATATGAGAATGAATAGAAATAATACTTTATCTGCATATGAAGTAATAAATGATTATGCTGAAGAAGATCTTTATAGAATAATAAGGGATTATGGTGAGGAAAAATTTGCAAAAAGGATTGCTAGATTTATAGTAGAAAAAAGAGAAGATAAAAGGATAGAAACAACCCTTGAATTAGTAGAGATAATAAAGGCTGCAATACCTGCAAAAGCAAGAAGGGAAGGACCACATCCTGCAAAAAGAACTTTTCAAGCAATTAGAATAGAAGTAAATAGTGAATTATCAATATTAAATAAAGCTATAGAAGATGGAATAAATAGATTAAATAAAGGTGGAAGGATGGCAATAATAACTTTTCATTCTTTAGAAGATAGAATAGTGAAAAATAAGTTTAAAGAATTAGCAACTTCTTGTACATGTCCAAAGGAATTTCCGATATGTGTATGTGGAGGAAAGGCAAAAGTAAAAATAATTAGTAGAAAAGCAATTGAACCATCAAAAATAGAGGTAGAAGAAAATCCAAGAAGTAGAAGTGCAAAACTAAGAATTGTAGAGAGAATATAA